One genomic segment of Pseudonocardia sp. T1-2H includes these proteins:
- a CDS encoding pyridoxamine 5'-phosphate oxidase family protein, which produces MAVAPVTASTWQPLRGDKRWAYLGRAKTIRVATLDEDGSIYLSPLWMVVHEKKLYVPIDAASRHGANFAAGRALAALVDGGDEYATVSGVRITGTMHEVTDPELEETLAQLLYDKYFHVGHPYAEQYLIRHTIHLEGFDQRSEGFEAEFDAPDHPVLGGTPARWPSLHRAPPEFVQWPHHARLRTSILSWAARVGSDSRTVTPVSAGTHG; this is translated from the coding sequence ATGGCCGTCGCACCCGTCACCGCCAGCACCTGGCAGCCCCTGCGCGGGGACAAGCGCTGGGCCTACCTGGGCAGGGCGAAGACCATCCGGGTCGCCACCCTCGACGAGGACGGCTCGATCTACCTCTCCCCGTTGTGGATGGTGGTGCACGAGAAGAAGCTCTACGTCCCGATCGACGCGGCGAGCAGGCACGGCGCCAACTTCGCCGCCGGGCGCGCGCTGGCCGCGTTGGTCGACGGCGGGGACGAGTACGCGACCGTCAGCGGGGTCCGCATCACGGGGACGATGCACGAGGTCACGGACCCGGAGCTCGAGGAGACGCTGGCGCAGCTGTTGTACGACAAGTACTTCCACGTCGGTCACCCCTACGCCGAGCAGTACCTGATCAGGCACACGATCCACTTGGAGGGCTTCGACCAGCGGTCGGAGGGGTTCGAGGCGGAGTTCGACGCGCCGGACCATCCGGTGCTCGGCGGCACGCCCGCCCGATGGCCGTCGCTGCACCGGGCCCCGCCGGAGTTCGTGCAGTGGCCGCACCATGCGCGCCTCCGGACGTCGATACTGTCCTGGGCGGCCCGGGTCGGGAGCGATTCGCGGACGGTCACGCCGGTGTCCGCCGGCACCCACGGGTGA